Proteins from a single region of Gossypium arboreum isolate Shixiya-1 chromosome 1, ASM2569848v2, whole genome shotgun sequence:
- the LOC128293144 gene encoding uncharacterized protein LOC128293144, with product MDTCGSVQELETPDKGICSNSTGLCLLSPVLEINEDCPLDDKIDSEEEETFFDSQAWLRSDCEDEVSNNPGEEPPPALEEKKELVELLEDPFWSDLLIQHPTKVISIYRDNIQLVRFFQDCSWTSEQGFKNHSIVKPSILVKIPKEFNGLSNSRNNSLHGKERVQKNKSNSKEKSFCCIPVV from the exons ATGGATACCTGTGGTTCAGTCCAGGAACTTGAGACACCAGATAAAGGGATTTGTTCTAACAGTACAGGACTCTGCCTGCTGTCACCTGTCTTGGAGATCAATGAAGATTGTCCACTCGACGATAAGATCG ATAGTGAAGAAGAGGAGACCTTCTTTGATAGCCAAGCGTGGCTAAGATCAGATTGTGAGGATGAGGTTTCTAATAATCCTGGGGAAGAACCTCCTCCAGCATTAGAGGAGAAAAAGGAACTAGTGGAGCTATTGGAGGACCCTTTTTGGAGTGATCTACTAATTCAACATCCTACGAAAGTCATATCAATTTACAGGGATAACATACAGTTGGTTCGGTTTTTTCAGGATTGCTCTTGGACGAGTGAGCAAGGTTTCAAGAATCATAGCATCGTTAAGCCATCTATCCTCGTGAAAATTCCCAAGGAATTCAATGGTTTGAGTAATTCCAGGAACAACTCATTGCATGGCAAGGAGAGAGTTCAAAAGAACAAGTCAAACTCTAAGGAGAAAAGTTTCTGTTGCATCCCGGTGGTTTAG
- the LOC108460067 gene encoding calcium-binding protein CML38-like, translating into MMRSEEYDRVVRYFDKDGDWKISASELSHRLGQMGGKLLLNIAEVAVEALDSNGDGLLDLEDLIKLMEEDDEEEKLKDLRQAFGMYDEDGCGFITPKGLRKMLKKLGESKSIDECMVMIKHFDINGDGVLSFEEFRVMMK; encoded by the coding sequence ATGATGAGAAGTGAAGAATATGATCGAGTTGTCAGATATTTCGACAAAGATGGAGATTGGAAAATCTCAGCTTCTGAGTTAAGCCATAGATTAGGCCAAATGGGTGGGAAGTTGTTGTTAAATATAGCCGAAGTTGCAGTGGAAGCATTGGATTCCAACGGTGATGGGTTATTGGATTTGGAAGATCTTATTAAGTTAATggaagaagatgatgaagaaGAGAAGTTGAAAGATTTGAGACAAGCTTTTGGGATGTATGATGAAGATGGATGTGGGTTCATTACACCTAAAGGACTCAGGAAAATGTTGAAAAAACTTGGGGAATCAAAGTCCATTGATGAATGTATGGTTATGATCAAACATTTTGACATAAATGGTGATGGTGTTTTAAGCTTCGAGGAATTCAGAGTTATGATGAAATGA